A region from the Armatimonadota bacterium genome encodes:
- a CDS encoding ABC transporter substrate-binding protein, whose product MRWREELEHSTPVSRRTFLKTTAAAAALAAVGSARIPSVMAQERVTTLDYYTLFHSGDAAAMERIVRLFNAENRAVKLNLLQGQWAEYYAQLFAAVGSGNAPHVGICHSSRVMDVYRALTPLEESRAGNLLDAAGIRAPQYTKSVWDAGVFEGKRYLVPLDTHMFGMWYNKDLFRRAGLDPDKPPESREDFERAADAIKTRTGQFAFHPAEDALPRKLRRAWEYLFWGGGGSLLTPDGKRAAFNDERGLRALDYLVGMIHRRGWNAPGTDGFKQFAAGQLGMLIAGNWYFPTAKAAGVNFGFHYVPKFFEKPTTWGDSHNLVIPRQRPERASDDVLVAAAKAIKWINERSSIWGIYGGHIPAFLPAQRAKDLQESETWQIALSKFAYMANQGWLHYPLVHPLAPRVHAAVEPHIQEAYNGRLTPKDALTRAEAEVNRVLTS is encoded by the coding sequence TCCCGTCCGTCATGGCCCAAGAGCGGGTCACGACGCTCGACTACTACACGTTGTTCCACAGCGGCGACGCCGCCGCCATGGAGCGCATAGTCCGGCTCTTCAACGCCGAGAACCGCGCGGTCAAGCTGAACCTACTGCAGGGGCAGTGGGCCGAGTACTATGCACAGCTCTTCGCGGCCGTGGGCTCGGGCAACGCGCCGCACGTCGGCATCTGCCACAGCAGCCGCGTCATGGACGTCTACCGCGCGCTGACCCCGCTTGAGGAGTCGCGTGCCGGCAACCTGCTCGACGCGGCCGGCATTCGGGCGCCGCAGTACACCAAGAGCGTCTGGGACGCGGGCGTCTTCGAGGGCAAGCGTTACCTGGTGCCCCTCGACACGCACATGTTTGGGATGTGGTACAACAAGGACCTCTTTCGCCGGGCAGGGCTCGACCCGGACAAGCCGCCGGAGTCGCGCGAGGACTTCGAGCGGGCGGCCGACGCGATCAAGACCCGCACCGGGCAGTTCGCGTTCCATCCCGCGGAGGATGCGCTCCCGCGCAAGCTCCGCCGTGCCTGGGAGTATCTGTTCTGGGGTGGGGGCGGCTCCCTGCTCACGCCCGACGGCAAGCGGGCGGCGTTCAACGACGAGAGGGGCCTGCGGGCGCTGGACTATCTGGTCGGCATGATCCACCGCAGGGGTTGGAACGCGCCCGGGACCGATGGGTTCAAGCAGTTCGCCGCCGGGCAGTTGGGGATGTTGATAGCCGGCAACTGGTACTTCCCGACCGCAAAGGCCGCCGGCGTCAACTTCGGCTTCCACTATGTTCCCAAGTTCTTTGAGAAGCCGACCACCTGGGGCGACAGCCACAACCTGGTCATCCCGCGTCAGCGACCCGAACGGGCATCCGACGATGTGCTGGTGGCGGCCGCCAAGGCGATCAAGTGGATCAACGAGCGGTCCTCCATCTGGGGGATCTACGGTGGCCACATCCCGGCGTTCCTCCCCGCGCAGCGGGCCAAGGATCTACAGGAGTCCGAGACCTGGCAGATCGCCCTGAGCAAGTTCGCCTACATGGCGAACCAGGGATGGCTGCACTACCCTCTGGTGCACCCGCTGGCTCCCAGGGTGCACGCGGCGGTCGAGCCGCACATCCAGGAGGCCTACAATGGGCGCCTGACGCCCAAGGACGCCCTGACCCGCGCCGAGGCCGAGGTCAACCGCGTTCTGACAAGCTGA
- a CDS encoding sugar ABC transporter permease yields MRRRYGRIVEIALFILPFAAFWILFRLGPVLYGFFISLYRWDPLGDAKFIGARNYLNLARDPRFWNALVNTLEFAAIAIPLIVGIGLVLALFIFAGRKRRVTTWLEAGFFFPYLLTVSVVGLIWRWLLDPDFGVVLITLRDMGIDPPVFLNEPRWAIPAIALATAWWLAGYRMLLFRAALEDIPDEFYEAARIDGASGARIFFSIVVPLLRPAILFALVLTTISGFIVFGQVLIMTAGGPGRASEVLAMYLYRFGFEYLEMGQAAAVGMVLFLIILGLTLVSFRWLGYESSL; encoded by the coding sequence ATGAGGCGTCGCTACGGCAGGATCGTTGAGATCGCGCTCTTCATCCTGCCGTTTGCCGCGTTCTGGATCCTGTTCCGCCTGGGTCCGGTCCTGTATGGCTTCTTCATCAGTCTCTACCGCTGGGATCCCCTGGGCGACGCGAAGTTCATCGGCGCCCGGAACTACCTCAACCTGGCCCGCGACCCCCGCTTCTGGAACGCCCTGGTCAACACGCTGGAGTTCGCGGCCATCGCGATCCCGCTCATCGTGGGGATCGGTCTGGTGCTGGCCCTCTTCATCTTTGCCGGCCGCAAGCGGCGTGTCACCACCTGGCTGGAGGCCGGTTTCTTCTTCCCCTACCTGCTGACCGTCTCGGTCGTCGGGCTCATTTGGCGTTGGTTGCTGGATCCCGACTTCGGGGTCGTGCTGATCACCCTACGGGATATGGGCATTGACCCCCCGGTGTTCCTGAACGAACCTCGGTGGGCGATCCCTGCCATCGCGCTGGCCACGGCGTGGTGGCTGGCCGGATACCGGATGCTTCTGTTCCGCGCGGCCCTCGAGGACATCCCGGACGAGTTCTACGAGGCGGCGCGGATAGACGGCGCCTCGGGCGCGCGCATCTTCTTTTCGATTGTGGTGCCTCTGCTGCGCCCGGCCATCCTGTTCGCGCTCGTGCTCACCACGATCTCGGGGTTCATCGTCTTCGGGCAGGTGCTGATCATGACCGCGGGGGGCCCTGGGCGGGCCTCCGAGGTCCTGGCCATGTACCTATACCGGTTCGGCTTCGAGTATTTGGAGATGGGACAGGCCGCGGCCGTGGGCATGGTGCTCTTCCTGATCATCCTGGGCCTGACGTTGGTGTCGTTCCGATGGCTCGGCTACGAGTCGTCCCTGTGA
- a CDS encoding carbohydrate ABC transporter permease: MARLRVVPVTAARLGPRLLVAVVAALALLWVAPIAWMFTTGIKPAPEIFALPPTWIPQRPTLDHVHEVLSRWPFLRWALNSVVVAGATTVLSVLVSVPAAYAFSRLRWRGRDAIFLVFLSSMLIPLEVNVIPLYFLMNRLHLLNTYPAVFLPMIGMPIGIFLLRQFYINIPGELDDAARVDGCGNLRILWHVILPLSRPALAALVIYMFTFAWNEFFWSMIALSSPQMFTLPIGLRALQGAYDIDYGVLMAGAALAVLPTLMLFLFLRGSIIRGITMTAHK; the protein is encoded by the coding sequence ATGGCTCGGCTACGAGTCGTCCCTGTGACCGCGGCCAGGCTGGGGCCGCGCCTGCTGGTGGCCGTCGTCGCCGCGCTGGCCCTGCTCTGGGTGGCGCCCATCGCCTGGATGTTCACCACCGGAATCAAGCCCGCGCCCGAGATCTTCGCGCTTCCTCCGACGTGGATCCCGCAGCGCCCCACGCTGGATCACGTGCACGAGGTGCTCAGCCGCTGGCCCTTCCTACGATGGGCGTTGAACAGCGTGGTGGTGGCCGGAGCCACGACGGTGCTCTCGGTGCTGGTCTCGGTGCCGGCGGCGTACGCGTTCTCGCGCCTGCGCTGGAGGGGTCGCGACGCCATCTTCCTGGTCTTCCTGTCGTCAATGCTGATCCCGCTCGAGGTGAACGTCATCCCGCTGTACTTCCTGATGAACCGGCTGCACCTGCTGAACACCTACCCGGCGGTCTTCCTGCCGATGATTGGCATGCCGATTGGGATCTTCCTGCTGCGCCAGTTCTACATCAACATCCCAGGTGAGCTTGACGACGCGGCGCGGGTGGACGGCTGCGGCAACTTGCGGATACTCTGGCACGTGATCCTGCCGCTCTCTCGCCCCGCGCTCGCGGCGCTGGTCATCTACATGTTCACCTTCGCGTGGAACGAGTTCTTCTGGTCTATGATCGCCCTGTCGTCGCCGCAGATGTTCACGCTGCCGATCGGCCTGCGCGCCCTGCAGGGGGCCTACGACATTGACTACGGGGTCCTGATGGCCGGGGCGGCCCTGGCGGTCCTGCCTACCCTGATGTTGTTCCTGTTCCTCCGGGGCTCCATCATCCGCGGGATAACGATGACCGCGCACAAGTAG